In the genome of Molothrus aeneus isolate 106 chromosome 5, BPBGC_Maene_1.0, whole genome shotgun sequence, one region contains:
- the IL2RB gene encoding interleukin-2 receptor subunit beta, producing MKPSLLLLSHLCLFSLMPPSWASDSAQGASSLTCWYDSRAALFCDWDPGRDLAEAPCQLEILSEKGFCDSSLEFYPSPEKPKKHCKLPKAEHMTGLRRCIKTFNQNVNNQCFTISDRLNLSVHCHTGENKTKIPEQIKNFNPFANIKLRPPGDLQLVNITENTSNLTWSLNISSHYLDGKREYQVRFRHVSQSWEEAANLPIEQDQMWANFERLSPNSKYEASVRARPSARSTYKGMWSDWSKPVLWRTHADHKGTSQPVLPVLIVSTFIFVIIGTAFLINLRTLKWFKKILKIHIPDPEKFFPPLVSVHGGDIQKWLSSPFSTSSYCVNSTIPEISMLEVMQKNDQESRFLLSKGALTLDPPIETSVHSGSSCFTNQGYFFFHVSNSFEIEPCQVYFTYEPFSQEGSSSKDGDCYQALPSPDLCTLAEDMNVLPNNFFHCIEASQGSQKSNFMEETAGEAQQAMAVPGALQSREGTSPTPLLEQDEKVMDKAASQPAGAVCQLDIDILDPLDLQDSDTVSITEGSGKGGPPADPCPPAANAASSSSQPPQPPPLMQRQDEEPCKTAFSSQIPNTGAYLSLRDLQSQYSHCSV from the exons ATGAAGCCCTCATTGCTGCTTCTGTCTCACCTCTGCCTGTTCAGCCTCATGCCTCCCTCATGGGCATCAGACTCAGCACAAG GTGCCTCCAGCCTCACTTGCTGGTATGACTCACGGGCAGCTCTCTTCTGTGACTGGGACCCGGGCAGGGACCTGGCTGAAGCACCATGCCAGCTGGAGATTTTATCAGAGAAAGGCTTTTGTGACAG CTCATTGGAGTTCTATCCCTCACCTGAAAAACCCAAGAAGCACTGCAAATTACCCAAGGCAGAGCATATGACAGGACTGAGGAGATGCATCAAAACCTTCAACCAAAACGTTAAT AATCAGTGCTTCACCATTTCAGACCGTCTTAACTTGTCTGTCCATTGCCACACTGGagagaataaaaccaaaatacctGAGCAAATAAAAAACTTCAATCCATTTGCAAATA TAAAGCTGAGGCCTCCAGGAGACCTTCAGCTGGTTAACATAACTGAAAACACCTCCAACCTAACATGGAGCCTGAATATTTCCTCTCACTATTTGGATGGGAAGCGGGAGTACCAAGTGCGGTTCCGACACGTGAGTCAGTCCTGGGAG GAGGCTGCAAACTTGCCCATTGAACAGGACCAGATGTGGGCAAATTTTGAGAGACTCTCACCCAACTCTAAGTATGAAGCATCTGTTCGTGCAAGGCCAAGTGCCAGGAGCACCTACAAAGGCATGTGGAGTGACTGGAGCAAGCCAGTCCTGTGGAGGACACATGCTGACCATAAGG GAACATCCCAGCCAGTCCTGCCAGTTCTGATAGTGAGCACTTTCATCTTTGTGATCATTGGGACCGCCTTCCTCATTAACTTACGGACCCTGAAATG GTTTAAGAAAATCCTGAAGATTCACATCCCAGACCCTGAGaagttttttcccccacttgTTTCGGTTCATGGAGGTGACATTCAG AAATGGCTCTCCTCCCCATTCTCCACATCTTCCTACTGCGTGAACAGCACAATTCCAGAGATCTCCATGCTCGAGGTGATGCAGAAGAATGACCAGGAATCCCGGTTTCTACTTTCCAAGGGAGCCCTGACTCTTGATCCTCCCATAGAAACCAGTGTGCACTCTGGATCCAGCTGCTTCACCAACCAAGGCTACTTCTTCTTCCACGTTTCCAACTCCTTTGAGATCGAGCCCTGTCAGGTCTACTTCACCTACGAGCCTTTCAGCCAGGAGGGCAGTAGCAGCAAGGATGGTGACTGTTACCAGGCTCTCCCCTCTCCAGACCTCTGCACACTGGCAGAGGACATGAATGTGCTGCCCAACAACTTCTTTCACTGTATTGAGGCAAGCCAGGGCTCCCAAAAGAGCAACTTCATGGAAGAGACAGCAGGTGAAGCCCAGCAGGCCATGGCTGTTCCTGGGGCTCTCCAGTCGAGGGAAGGCACTTCACCAACACCGCTTCTGGAGCAGGATGAGAAGGTGATGGACAAAGCAGCTTCACAGCCGGCTGGGGCCGTGTGCCAGCTGGACATTGACATTCTTGACCCACTGGACCTGCAGGACAGCGACACTGTCAGTATAACCGAAGGCAGCGGGAAGGGGGGCCCTCCAGCTGACCCCTGCCCACCAGCAGCAAatgctgcctcttcctcctcccagcctccaCAGCCTCCACCTCTAATGCAAAGACAGGATGAGGAGCCATGCAAAACAGCCTTCTCCAGCCAGATCCCAAACACCGGTGCCTACCTTTCTCTGAGGGACCTCCAAAGCCAGTACAGCCATTGCTCTGTCTAG
- the SSTR3 gene encoding somatostatin receptor type 3, giving the protein MDTSAFSLPTPAVLEEGNASNSWAGFSTPNSSSTVSPGVVVSGVLIPVVYLIVCVVGLAGNSLVIYVVLRHSVSESVTNVYILNLALADELFMLGLPFLAAQNALSYWPFGSFMCRLVMAVDAINQFTSIFCLTVMSVDRYLAVVHPGKSSKWRTARVAKAVSVTVWVLSSIVVLPVVVFSDVPLGMSTCHIQWPEPASVWRAGFIVYTATLGFFGPLLVICLCYLLIVVKVRSSGRRVRALSSKHKLSERRVTRMVVTVVAVFVLCWLPFYVLNIINVVCPLPEEPSLFGVYFLVVVLPYANSCANPIIYGFLSYRFKQGFRRAIFRPSRRVQSQEVPACPPEKIDDEREEGEISKITRNGNDRQERPLSSGEGKSNEQKPLPEEPAGCEKSSKLHVSYL; this is encoded by the coding sequence ATGGACACTTCTGCTTTTAGCCTCCCCACGCCGGCAGTGTTGGAGGAGGGGAATGCCTCCAATAGCTGGGCAGGCTTCAGTACCCCCAACAGCTCCTCCACTGTCAGCCCTGGTGTAGTTGTCAGCGGTGTCCTCATCCCCGTGGTCTACCTCATTGTCTGTGTggtggggctggctgggaatTCCCTGGTCATTTATGTAGTCCTACGGCACTCCGTGAGCGAGTCGGTGACCAACGTGTACATCTTGAACCTGGCCTTAGCTGATGAGCTCTTCATGCTGGGCCTGCCCTTCCTGGCTGCACAAAATGCCCTGTCCTACTGGCCATTTGGTTCTTTCATGTGCCGCCTGGTGATGGCCGTAGATGCCATCAACCAGTTCACCAGCATCTTCTGCCTGACGGTGATGAGCGTTGACCGCTACCTGGCTGTGGTCCACCCCGGCAAGTCCTCCAAATGGAGGACAGCACGGGTGGCCAAGGCCGTGAGTGTAACCGTGTGGGTGCTGTCTTCCATAGTGGTGCTGCCCGTGGTTGTCTTCTCAGATGTCCCTTTAGGGATGAGTACATGCCACATCCAGTGGCCAGAGCCTGCCTCGGTGTGGAGAGCTGGCTTTATCGTCTACACTGCCACCCTGGGCTTCTTTGGACCACTGCTGGTGATTTGTCTCTGCTATCTCCTGATTGTAGTGAAGGTTCGCTCCTCTGGCAGGCGGGTGAGGGCTCTGTCCTCCAAGCACAAGCTTTCAGAGCGCAGAGTGACCCGCATGGTGGTGACTGTGGTGGCTGTCTTCGTCCTTTGCTGGCTTCCCTTCTATGTCCTCAACATAATCAATGTTGTGTGCCCGCTGCCAGAGGAGCCTTCCCTCTTTGGAGTCTACTTCCTTGTGGTGGTGCTGCCGTATGCCAACAGCTGCGCCAATCCCATCATCTATGGCTTCCTCTCCTACCGCTTCAAGCAGGGCTTCCGCAGGGCCATCTTCAGGCCATCCCGCCGAGTCCAGAGCCAGGAGGTGCCAGCATGCCCCCCAGAGAAGATTGATGATGAAAGGGAAGAGGGTGAGATCAGCAAGATCACCAGAAATGGAAACGACAGGCAGGAGCGCCCTCTAagcagtggagaaggaaaaagcaatGAGCAAAAACCACTCCCCGAGGAGCCTGCGGGATGTGAAAAGAGCAGCAAGTTGCATGTCAGTTATTTATGA
- the C1QTNF6 gene encoding complement C1q tumor necrosis factor-related protein 6 → MDITYLRTSLTFLFLPLVVFGAPADEPNLTEPGPGACKRCCDSLDSSTDTPPVPPSHHHFPYPVPEVRPYINITILKGEKGDRGEPGMPGKWGKEGPRGERGAQGQKGSKGQMGTAGDPCKHQYAAFSVGRKKALHSSEGFQVLIFDTVFVNLYSHFDMFNGKFYCSVGGLYYFSLNVHTWNFKETYMHIMHNEEEAVILYAQPSDRSIMQSQSLMLELQENDEIWVRLYKRERENAIYSDDVDVYITFSGYLVKPSIE, encoded by the exons ATGGACATAACCTACCTGCGCACATCCCTGaccttcctttttctccctcttgtTGTGTTTGGGGCACCCGCTGATGAACCCAACCTCACAGAACCAGGCCCTGGTGCTTGCAAGCGCTGTTGTGACTCACTGGACTCCTCCACAGATACCccaccagtccctcccagccacCACCACTTTCCCTACCCAGTGCCAGAGGTCCGTCCCTACATCAACATCACCATTCTGAAGG GAGAGAAAGGAGACCGGGGAGAGCCTGGGATGCCAGGGAAATGGGGCAAAGAAGGACCACGAGGCGAGCGGGGTGCCCAGGGCCAGAAAGGCAGCAAGGGACAGATGGGCACGGCAGGAGACCCCTGCAAGCATCAGTACGCTGCGTTCTCCGTGGGCCGCAAGAAAGCACTGCACAGCAGCGAGGGCTTCCAGGTCCTGATCTTTGACACCGTCTTCGTCAACCTCTACAGCCACTTCGACATGTTCAATGGCAAGTTCTACTGCTCAGTGGGTGGACTTTACTATTTCAGCCTCAATGTCCACACCTGGAACTTCAAGGAGACCTACATGCACATCATGCACAACGAAGAGGAGGCTGTCATCCTGTATGCCCAACCCAGCGACCGCAGCATCATGCAGAGCCAGAGCCTCATGCTGGAGCTCCAGGAAAATGATGAGATCTGGGTGAGGCTCTACAAGCGGGAGCGGGAGAATGCCATTTACAGTGATGATGTTGATGTGTACATCACCTTCAGCGGGTATTTGGTCAAGCCCAGCATTGAATAA